In a genomic window of Sporosarcina trichiuri:
- a CDS encoding SEC-C metal-binding domain-containing protein has product MIGRNDPCPCGSGKKYKKCCGNESSGLLNTVVSEELDRLLIQFFDTYPTGAAKEQMMRLMRQWAERLRGSWEPAHTEEAASEFYLFIENNEQWKEYVHTQREAAARGTVQEVLAKWDEPLMLLGEITGAEEKFLHIEQLLTGETVEVARIEGMPADEGTLLFGVVLPDARRGERAVAPVSSMLFLAKWSRQTKKSLLSLRAQSPDEPAAEFICNHALDIYELLVKRSMASMNDLLEDVLADEQLGALKLLDSRLAEGGEPADVREMLQKLAVAYFLNTEQEEGQATDTASFVQAAIGVGRSLSLLKGDTADVAEADTAETSRLSQELYSLYTEMMENGEAAAAAVYEIGTDPRPSESELWETAMTTTGVVEPERRPGVDEGRAQRLAYEAYRAETEDGRRKLADSALAIAPQLPDALLLKAETEADAEPAGSLYEQAIREASRRFEPGENPWNNLPNRPFMRAAFSYGVHLFRLREFNEAADIFLDLVRMNTTDNQGARYEAIASLIHAERYKEAGELLVRYERGSENDATYLYLDWKLENEATQGVSEEEADMLKKASEANGNVMHLMAFRAQTIAYPRNGRLQPGSKEEARYIWLLLNGPSDVNEQ; this is encoded by the coding sequence ATGATAGGAAGAAATGATCCGTGCCCTTGCGGCAGCGGAAAGAAGTACAAGAAATGCTGCGGGAACGAAAGCAGCGGGTTGCTGAATACAGTTGTCAGCGAAGAGCTGGACCGTCTGCTCATCCAGTTCTTCGATACATATCCGACAGGCGCTGCCAAGGAACAGATGATGCGGCTCATGCGTCAGTGGGCGGAACGGCTGCGCGGCAGCTGGGAGCCTGCGCACACCGAAGAGGCGGCGTCCGAGTTCTATTTATTCATCGAAAACAACGAGCAGTGGAAAGAGTATGTGCACACGCAGCGTGAGGCGGCTGCACGCGGCACTGTGCAGGAAGTTCTCGCAAAGTGGGATGAGCCGCTCATGCTGCTCGGTGAAATCACAGGTGCTGAGGAAAAGTTTCTGCACATTGAACAGCTGCTGACGGGGGAAACGGTGGAAGTGGCGCGGATCGAGGGCATGCCCGCGGATGAAGGGACACTGCTTTTCGGTGTCGTGCTCCCTGACGCCCGCCGCGGCGAGCGCGCGGTCGCGCCGGTGTCGTCCATGCTGTTCCTGGCGAAATGGAGCCGGCAGACGAAAAAATCCCTGCTATCGCTCCGGGCGCAATCGCCGGATGAACCGGCTGCGGAATTCATTTGCAATCATGCGCTGGATATTTACGAACTGCTCGTCAAACGCAGCATGGCGTCCATGAACGATCTGCTCGAGGATGTACTGGCGGATGAACAGCTCGGCGCCCTGAAACTGCTGGACAGCCGGCTGGCAGAAGGCGGCGAACCGGCGGATGTCCGGGAAATGCTGCAGAAACTAGCGGTCGCCTACTTCCTGAACACCGAACAGGAAGAAGGCCAGGCAACGGATACAGCCTCTTTCGTGCAGGCGGCAATCGGCGTCGGCCGGTCACTCTCCCTGCTCAAAGGGGACACTGCTGATGTTGCCGAGGCGGACACGGCAGAAACTTCCCGTCTGTCGCAAGAATTGTACAGCCTGTATACGGAGATGATGGAAAACGGTGAAGCGGCTGCGGCAGCCGTCTATGAAATCGGCACCGATCCGCGCCCGTCGGAATCCGAGCTGTGGGAGACTGCGATGACGACAACGGGCGTCGTGGAACCGGAACGCCGTCCGGGTGTGGATGAAGGACGCGCCCAGCGCCTTGCGTACGAAGCATACAGAGCGGAAACGGAAGACGGACGCCGGAAACTGGCGGACTCGGCACTCGCCATCGCACCGCAGCTCCCGGATGCCCTGCTGCTGAAAGCGGAAACGGAAGCCGATGCGGAGCCGGCGGGCAGCCTGTATGAACAGGCGATCCGCGAAGCGAGCCGGCGGTTCGAACCGGGGGAGAATCCGTGGAACAACCTGCCGAACCGTCCGTTCATGCGTGCGGCCTTCTCGTACGGAGTCCATCTGTTCAGGCTGCGGGAATTCAATGAGGCGGCGGATATCTTCCTGGATCTCGTGCGCATGAACACGACTGATAACCAGGGTGCCCGCTATGAGGCGATCGCGTCGCTCATCCATGCAGAACGATACAAGGAAGCGGGCGAGCTGCTCGTCCGCTACGAGCGGGGATCGGAGAACGATGCGACCTACCTGTACCTGGACTGGAAGCTGGAAAACGAAGCGACACAAGGGGTATCTGAGGAAGAGGCGGACATGCTGAAGAAAGCATCCGAAGCAAACGGCAACGTCATGCATCTTATGGCGTTCCGGGCGCAGACCATCGCCTATCCGCGCAACGGGCGCCTGCAGCCGGGCAGCAAAGAAGAAGCCCGCTATATCTGGCTGCTCCTGAACGGACCGAGTGACGTGAACGAACAATAA